One segment of Pseudomonas asgharzadehiana DNA contains the following:
- a CDS encoding TonB-dependent receptor plug domain-containing protein, whose protein sequence is MSLGPPPRSSVLLMLLCSGAVLADDLFLDSQPLPQVLTATRLKQSAAAVPGSMTVIDSELIKASGARDVSELLRLVPGMMVGYTTGNQAAVNYHGTSASDARRMQVLIDGRSVYRAGLATVDWSDIPVAMEDIERIEVFRGPNTVSYGANALMAVVNILTRSPANSHGSRVKVIRGERGINDFYASQGVGWETGDLRLTLSGQQDEGFDSDAAGADRRDGRRLNRFSLAVSQTLNAQQSIDWQLDAKEGTNQRPYTYTPVFAGINEGGDNSDVSAKDYAGSLRWNVDFNPEHSLYVQGSAQQWDRRQIWKACDAKVSFSPELTQLWQLNPNYAELLARHMDTFSSAPPGSAAEQALANQVLDQWRNGANQSVCGDIDQSTRESRYDLEIQDTLSLSDSLRLVSGINYRYDRADSDTYFNGTLDDTTWRLFGQLEWRASEHWLLQGGAMYEDTHLSGHSLTPRVAVNYLINPRHGLRAVYSEAIRSPDMFENNVNWSYRVTNLSSPTYGQNTGQYFVKTRGPGNLDKELMRSRELGYNGFFADIGLNMDVKLFYDEITNMISSPLRNNQYIASNANRSRFTGAESQFDWRLSNADRLRLTYAYVDATTSNPLDKAQTARNSGSAGWLREWGQGWSSALFYYGDDALNQYRFERVDLRVAKRIALGKANVELAGMLQQRLDNQPTTWADNHYDHRHVLYFSAELEF, encoded by the coding sequence GTGTCTCTGGGCCCTCCTCCCCGTTCATCTGTATTGCTGATGCTGCTCTGCAGTGGCGCCGTGCTGGCCGACGACCTGTTCCTCGACAGCCAGCCGCTGCCGCAGGTCTTGACCGCCACCCGCCTCAAGCAGTCGGCCGCCGCCGTGCCCGGCAGCATGACCGTGATCGACAGCGAATTGATCAAGGCCAGCGGCGCGCGGGACGTCAGCGAACTGCTGCGCCTGGTGCCGGGGATGATGGTCGGCTACACCACCGGCAACCAAGCGGCGGTGAACTACCACGGCACCAGCGCCAGCGATGCGCGACGCATGCAAGTGTTGATCGACGGCCGCTCGGTGTATCGCGCGGGCCTGGCCACGGTGGACTGGAGCGACATTCCGGTGGCCATGGAGGATATCGAGCGCATCGAGGTATTCCGTGGCCCCAACACCGTCAGCTACGGCGCCAATGCGCTGATGGCAGTGGTGAATATTCTTACGCGCTCGCCGGCCAACAGCCATGGCTCGCGGGTAAAAGTCATTCGCGGCGAACGCGGAATCAACGACTTTTACGCCAGCCAGGGCGTGGGTTGGGAAACCGGTGATTTGCGCCTGACCTTGTCAGGGCAACAGGACGAGGGCTTTGACAGCGATGCCGCCGGCGCCGACCGCCGCGACGGCCGCCGCCTCAACCGCTTCAGCCTGGCAGTGAGCCAGACGTTGAATGCGCAGCAGAGCATCGACTGGCAGCTGGACGCCAAGGAAGGCACCAACCAACGCCCGTACACCTACACACCGGTATTTGCGGGGATTAACGAAGGTGGCGACAACTCCGACGTCAGCGCCAAGGACTACGCAGGCTCCCTGCGCTGGAACGTCGACTTCAACCCCGAACACAGCCTGTATGTGCAAGGCTCGGCCCAGCAGTGGGACCGCCGGCAAATCTGGAAAGCCTGCGACGCCAAGGTCTCGTTCAGCCCCGAGCTGACCCAGTTGTGGCAGCTCAACCCCAACTACGCCGAGCTTCTGGCCCGGCATATGGATACCTTCAGCAGCGCCCCACCCGGCAGCGCCGCCGAGCAGGCCTTGGCCAACCAGGTGCTCGATCAATGGCGCAACGGCGCCAACCAGAGCGTGTGCGGTGACATCGACCAAAGCACCCGCGAAAGCCGATACGACCTGGAGATCCAGGACACCCTCAGCCTGTCCGACAGCCTGCGCCTGGTCAGCGGCATCAACTACCGCTACGACCGCGCCGACTCCGACACTTACTTCAACGGCACCCTGGACGACACCACCTGGCGCCTGTTCGGCCAGTTGGAATGGCGTGCCAGCGAGCATTGGTTGCTGCAAGGCGGCGCCATGTATGAAGACACGCACCTGAGCGGTCATTCCTTGACGCCCCGAGTGGCCGTCAACTACCTGATCAACCCGCGCCACGGCCTGCGCGCGGTGTATTCCGAAGCGATCCGCTCGCCGGACATGTTCGAGAACAACGTCAACTGGAGCTACCGCGTCACCAACCTCAGTTCCCCCACCTATGGGCAGAACACCGGGCAGTACTTCGTGAAGACCCGCGGCCCGGGCAACCTCGACAAAGAACTGATGCGCTCGCGGGAACTGGGCTACAACGGTTTTTTTGCCGACATCGGGCTGAACATGGACGTGAAGCTGTTCTACGACGAAATCACCAACATGATCAGCTCGCCCCTGCGCAACAACCAGTACATCGCCAGCAACGCCAACCGTTCGCGGTTCACCGGGGCGGAGTCGCAGTTCGACTGGCGCCTGAGCAACGCCGACCGCCTGCGGCTGACCTACGCTTACGTGGACGCCACGACCAGCAACCCGCTGGACAAAGCGCAAACCGCGCGTAACAGTGGCTCGGCCGGCTGGTTGCGCGAGTGGGGCCAGGGTTGGTCCAGCGCGCTGTTCTACTATGGCGACGACGCACTCAACCAATATCGCTTCGAACGGGTCGACCTGCGGGTGGCCAAGCGCATTGCCCTGGGCAAAGCCAATGTGGAGCTGGCCGGCATGTTGCAACAACGCCTCGATAACCAGCCCACCACCTGGGCCGACAACCATTACGACCATCGCCATGTGCTCTACTTCAGCGCGGAGTTAGAGTTCTGA
- a CDS encoding NAD(P)H-dependent glycerol-3-phosphate dehydrogenase has product MTEQRPIAVLGGGSFGTAVANLLAENGHAVRQWMRDPEQAEAIRVHRENPRYLKGIKIHPAVEPVTDLLATLTDCELCFVALPSSALRSVLAPHAERLAGKMLVSLTKGIEAQTFKLMSEILEDIAPQARIGVLSGPNLAREVAEHALTATVVASEDEALCERVQAVLHGRTFRVYASGDRFGVELGGALKNVYAIIAGMAVALGMGENTKSMLITRALAEMTRFAVNQGANPMTFLGLAGVGDLIVTCSSPKSRNYQVGFALGQGLSLDDAVTRLGEVAEGVNTLKVLKAKAQEVGVYMPLVAGLHAILFEGRTLNQVIELLMRAEPKTDVDFISTSGFN; this is encoded by the coding sequence ATGACTGAACAGCGCCCTATTGCGGTCCTGGGAGGCGGAAGTTTTGGTACCGCCGTGGCTAACCTGCTGGCCGAGAACGGTCACGCGGTGCGCCAGTGGATGCGTGATCCCGAGCAAGCCGAGGCCATTCGCGTGCATCGCGAAAACCCTCGTTACCTTAAAGGCATCAAGATTCATCCGGCGGTCGAACCGGTTACCGACCTGCTGGCCACCCTGACCGACTGCGAGCTGTGTTTTGTCGCGCTGCCGTCCAGCGCGTTGCGCTCAGTGCTGGCGCCTCACGCCGAACGCCTGGCGGGCAAAATGCTGGTCAGCCTGACCAAGGGCATCGAGGCGCAGACCTTCAAGTTGATGAGCGAAATCCTTGAAGACATCGCCCCCCAGGCGCGCATTGGTGTGCTGTCGGGGCCGAACCTGGCACGGGAAGTGGCCGAGCATGCGCTGACCGCCACCGTGGTCGCCAGTGAAGATGAGGCCTTGTGCGAGCGCGTCCAGGCGGTGTTGCACGGGCGTACGTTCCGGGTGTATGCCAGCGGCGATCGCTTCGGCGTCGAACTGGGGGGCGCGCTCAAGAACGTCTACGCGATCATCGCCGGCATGGCGGTGGCCCTGGGCATGGGCGAAAACACCAAGAGCATGCTGATCACCCGGGCGCTGGCGGAGATGACCCGCTTCGCGGTGAACCAGGGGGCCAACCCGATGACTTTCCTGGGGCTGGCGGGCGTGGGCGACTTGATCGTCACCTGCTCGTCGCCGAAAAGCCGCAACTACCAGGTGGGGTTCGCCCTGGGCCAGGGCTTGAGCCTGGACGACGCGGTGACGCGTCTTGGCGAAGTGGCCGAAGGGGTCAACACGCTCAAGGTGCTCAAGGCCAAGGCTCAGGAAGTGGGCGTGTATATGCCGCTGGTCGCCGGGCTGCACGCGATCCTGTTCGAAGGGCGCACCTTGAATCAGGTCATCGAGTTGCTGATGCGCGCCGAGCCGAAAACCGATGTCGACTTTATTTCCACCAGTGGTTTCAACTGA
- a CDS encoding DUF4389 domain-containing protein, with translation MNDPKAAPQYESIVLRILWMLVFALVWQVAQFLLGALVVVQLIYRLVYGAPSLGLMNFGDSLSQFLAQIGRFGSFHSEQKPWPFADWPTPRAPEGEAAHSVPPAPHPVRDEEPKL, from the coding sequence ATGAACGATCCGAAAGCAGCCCCCCAATACGAATCCATTGTTCTGCGCATTCTCTGGATGCTGGTGTTTGCCCTGGTGTGGCAAGTGGCGCAGTTCCTCCTTGGCGCGCTGGTCGTGGTGCAATTGATCTACCGCCTGGTGTACGGCGCGCCGAGCCTGGGCCTGATGAACTTCGGCGACAGCCTCAGCCAGTTCCTGGCGCAGATCGGCCGCTTCGGCAGCTTTCACAGCGAACAAAAGCCTTGGCCTTTCGCCGATTGGCCCACCCCGCGCGCACCGGAGGGCGAGGCCGCCCACAGCGTGCCGCCGGCGCCGCACCCGGTGCGTGATGAAGAGCCGAAACTGTGA
- the sixA gene encoding phosphohistidine phosphatase SixA, translating into MKLWILRHGEAEGHAPSDAERNLTEHGRAEVLRSAAHLIGQPITAIIASPYVRAQQTAQLVREALGFEPQVRTVPWLTPEGNPLEVLQKLETDDTVLLVSHQPLVGSLISFLQHGHQRQPQPMYTASLAELEGDFPLAGLMSLVSVKNP; encoded by the coding sequence GTGAAGCTGTGGATTTTGCGCCACGGTGAGGCCGAGGGGCATGCCCCTAGCGACGCTGAACGCAACCTCACCGAGCATGGCCGCGCCGAAGTGCTGCGCAGCGCCGCGCACCTGATCGGCCAGCCGATCACGGCGATCATCGCCAGCCCCTACGTACGGGCGCAGCAGACCGCGCAACTGGTGCGCGAAGCCCTTGGTTTTGAACCTCAGGTCCGCACCGTGCCGTGGCTGACCCCGGAGGGCAACCCACTGGAGGTGCTGCAAAAACTCGAGACCGATGACACTGTGCTGCTGGTCAGCCATCAGCCATTGGTCGGCAGCCTGATCAGCTTTTTGCAGCATGGCCATCAACGCCAGCCGCAGCCGATGTACACCGCCAGCCTGGCGGAATTGGAGGGCGACTTCCCGCTGGCGGGGCTGATGAGCCTGGTGAGCGTGAAGAACCCCTAG
- a CDS encoding AMP-binding protein, with protein sequence MPVAVRLPLHVFFEREARHPRQRFLVQPLRGGKVQTLTWSEVGHQARCAARWLRERELPAGSHIALISKNCAHWVIADLAIWMAGHVSVPLYPNLTADSVAHVLRHSEAALVFVGKLDDWPAMAPGVPGGLPTISLPLCPGGAFDFSWADLQACPPIQDNPAPAAADLATIIYTSGTTGLPKGVMHSFGALGFAATRGAELFGLGEGDRLLSYLPLCHVAERMFVEMAAIYTGQTVFFAESLDTFLADLRRARPTALFGVPRIWTKFQMGVYAKIPQKRLDTLLRLPFIGKYVGHKVLAGLGLDALRIALSGAAPVPQALLRWYWRLGLDVLEVYGMTESCGYSHVCRPGAQKIGWIGPPCPSVEVRIEPSGEVQVRSDATMLGYFKDPQKTAETLTADGFLRTGDKGEQDADGRLRLTGRLKEIFKTSKGKYVAPAPIENRLAEHASIEQVCVVGDGLAAPIGLCVLSAAGHDRQALRASLERWLEHVNQALDKHERLRQLVLVNDNWGVENGFLTPTLKIKRNVIESTYGAQLQRWSERSETVVWQD encoded by the coding sequence ATGCCCGTCGCTGTTCGTTTGCCGTTGCACGTCTTCTTCGAACGTGAGGCGCGCCATCCGCGCCAGCGCTTTCTGGTTCAGCCCCTTCGCGGGGGCAAGGTGCAGACGCTCACCTGGAGTGAAGTAGGCCACCAGGCCCGTTGCGCTGCGCGCTGGCTGCGCGAGCGGGAATTGCCGGCGGGTTCGCACATTGCCCTGATCTCGAAAAACTGTGCGCACTGGGTCATCGCCGACCTGGCGATCTGGATGGCCGGGCATGTCTCGGTGCCGCTTTACCCCAACCTCACGGCTGACTCGGTTGCCCATGTGCTCAGGCATTCCGAAGCGGCGCTGGTGTTTGTCGGCAAACTCGACGATTGGCCCGCCATGGCCCCTGGCGTACCTGGCGGCTTGCCGACCATCAGCCTGCCGCTGTGCCCGGGTGGCGCGTTCGACTTCAGCTGGGCCGACCTCCAAGCCTGCCCGCCGATCCAGGACAACCCCGCGCCTGCGGCCGCCGACCTGGCAACCATCATCTATACCTCCGGCACCACCGGCCTGCCTAAAGGCGTGATGCACAGTTTCGGTGCCCTGGGCTTCGCCGCTACCCGCGGCGCCGAATTGTTTGGCCTGGGGGAGGGTGACCGCTTGCTGTCGTACTTGCCGCTGTGCCACGTGGCGGAGCGTATGTTCGTGGAGATGGCCGCGATCTATACCGGGCAAACCGTGTTTTTCGCCGAGAGCCTGGACACGTTTCTGGCGGACTTGCGCAGGGCACGCCCGACCGCGCTGTTTGGCGTGCCGCGTATCTGGACCAAATTCCAGATGGGGGTGTACGCCAAGATCCCGCAGAAGCGCCTCGACACCTTGCTGCGCCTGCCGTTTATCGGCAAGTACGTTGGCCATAAGGTGCTTGCCGGCTTGGGCCTGGATGCGTTGCGTATTGCGCTGTCCGGCGCGGCGCCGGTGCCGCAAGCCCTGCTGCGCTGGTATTGGCGGCTGGGCCTGGACGTGCTTGAGGTGTATGGCATGACCGAGAGCTGCGGTTATTCCCATGTGTGCCGCCCGGGCGCGCAGAAAATCGGTTGGATCGGCCCGCCGTGCCCGAGCGTCGAGGTGCGGATCGAACCGTCGGGAGAAGTGCAGGTGCGCAGCGACGCGACCATGCTCGGCTATTTCAAAGACCCGCAAAAAACCGCTGAGACACTCACTGCCGATGGTTTCCTGCGCACGGGCGACAAAGGCGAGCAGGATGCCGACGGCCGCCTGCGCCTGACCGGGCGGCTCAAGGAGATCTTCAAAACCAGCAAAGGCAAATATGTGGCCCCGGCGCCGATCGAAAACCGCCTGGCCGAACATGCGAGCATCGAGCAGGTGTGCGTGGTGGGTGATGGCCTCGCGGCGCCGATAGGGCTGTGCGTGCTGTCGGCGGCAGGCCATGACCGACAAGCGTTGCGCGCTAGCCTTGAGCGCTGGCTGGAACACGTCAACCAGGCGCTGGATAAGCACGAGCGCCTGCGTCAGTTGGTGTTGGTCAACGACAATTGGGGCGTGGAAAACGGCTTCCTGACGCCAACCTTGAAGATCAAGCGCAACGTCATCGAGTCGACCTACGGCGCGCAATTGCAGCGTTGGAGCGAGCGTTCCGAGACCGTTGTGTGGCAGGATTAG
- a CDS encoding hotdog fold thioesterase, translating to MSLWRTQPNIEQLNAAQKNTIGELLDIRFESFDDDSLTASMVVDHRTHQPYGLLHGGASVVLAESVGSMAAYLCIDPSKFYCVGLEVNANHLRGVRSGRVTAVAKAIHIGRTTQVWDIRLTTEDGKANCVSRLTMAVVPLGENPPAR from the coding sequence ATGAGCCTGTGGCGCACCCAACCGAATATCGAACAGCTCAATGCCGCGCAGAAAAACACCATCGGTGAACTGCTGGATATTCGCTTTGAAAGCTTCGACGACGACTCCCTGACCGCCAGCATGGTGGTCGATCACCGCACCCATCAGCCCTACGGCCTGCTGCACGGTGGCGCCTCGGTGGTGCTGGCCGAGAGCGTCGGTTCCATGGCCGCCTACTTGTGCATCGACCCCAGCAAGTTCTACTGCGTGGGCCTGGAGGTGAACGCCAACCACTTGCGCGGCGTGCGCAGCGGGCGCGTGACGGCGGTGGCCAAGGCGATCCATATCGGCCGCACCACCCAGGTGTGGGACATTCGCCTGACCACCGAGGATGGCAAGGCCAACTGCGTTTCGCGCCTGACCATGGCCGTGGTGCCCCTGGGCGAGAACCCGCCGGCGCGATAG
- a CDS encoding alpha/beta fold hydrolase, whose amino-acid sequence MSQHVFFAHANGFPSATYGKLFAALAPQYSVAHLPQHGHDPRFPVDDNWQNLVDELIHHLEQQPEPVWGVGHSLGGVLHLHAALRRPQLYRGVVMLDSPVLTRADRWVIRAAKRFGFIDRLTPAGRTLGRREEFSDLDAARSYFAGKTLFRGFDPDCFEAYLQHGLYQAGDRLRLRFDPATEISIYRGVPHTSPGQVRQLKVPLAVVRGRQSRVVMRHHASGVDRLPMGEMLTMPGGHMFPLERPQDTATLIKTLFARWQARERSCA is encoded by the coding sequence ATGTCGCAGCACGTGTTTTTTGCCCACGCCAATGGCTTCCCATCGGCCACCTACGGCAAGCTGTTTGCCGCCCTGGCCCCGCAATACAGCGTGGCTCACTTGCCGCAGCACGGCCACGACCCCAGGTTTCCCGTGGACGATAACTGGCAGAACCTGGTGGATGAATTGATCCACCATCTGGAACAACAGCCGGAACCAGTATGGGGCGTGGGCCACTCCTTGGGGGGCGTGTTGCATTTGCACGCGGCCCTGCGCCGGCCGCAACTGTATCGCGGGGTGGTAATGCTCGACTCGCCGGTACTGACCCGTGCGGACCGCTGGGTGATACGCGCGGCCAAGCGTTTCGGCTTTATCGACCGCCTGACCCCGGCGGGGCGCACCCTGGGCCGGCGTGAGGAGTTCAGCGACCTGGACGCCGCGCGCAGTTACTTCGCCGGCAAGACACTGTTTCGTGGCTTCGACCCCGATTGCTTCGAGGCTTACCTGCAACATGGCCTGTACCAGGCGGGTGATCGCCTGCGTTTGCGTTTCGACCCGGCCACTGAAATCAGCATTTACCGTGGTGTGCCCCACACCAGCCCCGGCCAGGTACGCCAGTTGAAGGTGCCCTTGGCGGTGGTGCGCGGCCGCCAGAGCCGCGTGGTGATGCGTCACCATGCCAGCGGCGTAGACCGCCTGCCGATGGGAGAGATGCTCACCATGCCGGGCGGACATATGTTCCCGCTTGAACGTCCGCAAGACACGGCGACCTTGATCAAGACCCTGTTCGCCCGCTGGCAGGCCCGCGAGCGCAGTTGCGCATGA
- a CDS encoding alpha/beta hydrolase, with protein sequence MSTPVEEVRLSLAHIELAAHLSGPEDGVPVIALHGWLDNANSFARLAPKLEGLRIVALDMAGHGHSAHRPTGAGYALWDYVFDVLQVAEQLGWKRFALLGHSLGAIVSLVLAGALPERVTHLGLIDGVIPPTASGENAAERLGMALQAQLNLQGKRKPVYTTLDRAVEARMKGLVAVSREAAELLAQRGLMPVPGGYTWRTDSRLTLASPMRLTDEQAMAFVRRVACPAQLVVAADGMLAKHPELLSQLPFSVTTLPGGHHLHLNDEPGAVLVADCFNRFFSAP encoded by the coding sequence ATGAGCACGCCGGTCGAAGAAGTCCGCCTGAGCCTGGCGCATATCGAATTGGCCGCGCATTTGTCTGGCCCGGAGGATGGCGTGCCGGTGATCGCCCTGCATGGCTGGCTGGACAACGCCAACAGCTTTGCGCGCCTGGCGCCCAAGCTCGAAGGCTTGCGCATCGTGGCGCTGGACATGGCGGGCCATGGGCATTCGGCGCACCGTCCAACCGGCGCCGGTTATGCATTGTGGGATTACGTCTTCGATGTGTTGCAAGTGGCCGAGCAACTGGGTTGGAAACGTTTTGCATTACTTGGCCATTCCCTCGGCGCCATCGTTTCTCTGGTGCTGGCCGGTGCCTTGCCGGAACGGGTCACGCACTTGGGGTTGATCGACGGTGTGATCCCTCCGACGGCCAGTGGCGAGAACGCGGCCGAGCGCCTGGGCATGGCGTTGCAGGCGCAATTGAACCTGCAAGGCAAGCGCAAGCCGGTGTACACCACCCTGGATCGCGCCGTCGAGGCGAGGATGAAAGGCTTGGTGGCCGTCAGCCGTGAAGCCGCCGAACTGCTGGCCCAGCGTGGTTTGATGCCGGTGCCGGGCGGTTATACCTGGCGCACCGATAGCCGCTTGACCCTGGCTTCGCCGATGCGTCTGACCGACGAACAGGCCATGGCTTTCGTGCGTCGTGTCGCTTGCCCTGCGCAGTTGGTGGTGGCAGCCGACGGCATGCTGGCGAAACATCCGGAATTGCTTTCCCAGCTCCCCTTTAGCGTGACGACGCTGCCAGGTGGCCATCATTTGCACCTGAATGATGAGCCCGGTGCGGTTCTTGTTGCAGACTGTTTCAATCGGTTCTTCTCCGCGCCTTGA
- a CDS encoding DUF4892 domain-containing protein yields MSVRNGCVRIFGLSLLSPWVFAADVPGSQDLPAVARQVDAQIVDYRPAEEKERIYPMGAIRKISGQLRYEGQATARGQTTAITYEMPAEHSSSAAFTATREALQANGAQLLFWCQARDCGESSLWANEIFGNAKLVGADGQQEYLLLRLAAPQDNALVALYGITRGNRRAYLHVEQMNASAPLGALLPTSATLLRELKSTGELDFPALGAEPDATWLTLISRGLNLDTTLRVSLAGPHAEAWRQALVDTGVRAARLETGTAETKGLHLHLIR; encoded by the coding sequence ATGAGCGTGCGTAACGGATGTGTCCGTATCTTCGGGTTGAGCCTTCTCAGCCCCTGGGTGTTTGCCGCCGACGTACCGGGTAGCCAGGACCTGCCTGCCGTGGCCCGTCAGGTCGATGCGCAAATCGTCGATTACCGCCCCGCCGAAGAAAAAGAACGTATCTACCCCATGGGCGCGATCCGCAAGATCAGCGGCCAATTGCGTTATGAAGGCCAGGCCACCGCGCGCGGCCAAACCACCGCCATTACCTATGAAATGCCCGCCGAACACAGCTCCAGCGCTGCGTTTACCGCCACCCGCGAGGCATTGCAGGCCAACGGCGCGCAACTGTTGTTCTGGTGCCAGGCCCGCGATTGCGGCGAAAGCAGCCTGTGGGCCAACGAGATTTTCGGCAACGCCAAGTTGGTGGGTGCCGATGGCCAGCAGGAATACCTGCTGCTGCGTCTGGCCGCACCGCAGGACAATGCCTTGGTAGCGTTGTACGGCATCACCCGCGGTAACCGCCGCGCCTATCTGCATGTAGAGCAAATGAACGCGAGCGCGCCGCTGGGGGCTCTGTTGCCCACCTCGGCGACGTTGTTGCGCGAGTTGAAAAGCACCGGCGAGCTGGACTTTCCCGCACTCGGCGCAGAGCCGGACGCCACCTGGCTGACCTTGATCTCCCGTGGCTTGAACCTCGACACCACGTTGCGCGTCAGCCTGGCCGGCCCGCATGCCGAGGCCTGGCGCCAGGCCTTGGTCGACACAGGCGTGCGCGCCGCCCGTTTGGAAACCGGTACCGCTGAAACCAAAGGCCTGCACCTGCATCTGATACGCTGA